ACCGAGACGCTCGAGGTGCACGAGCCGCTGTGGGTGATCGCGGGGTTCGCGGGGGCGGCGGTGCTCGGCAGCGGCGCCGGGCTGGTGTTCTGCGCGCTCGCGCAGATGTCGCGTTTCGTCGACCGGGCTCGTGGCCCGTTGATGCGGCCGCTGTTCTGGATCTCCGGGATCTTCTTCGTCGCGGACCAACTGCCGGCGCGGGCGCGTGACGCGCTGTTGGCGAACCCGGTGCTGCACTGCACCGAGCTGGTGCGGGCCGGCTGGTTTCCGAGTTACAGCGCTCAATACGTCGACGTCGGCTACGTTGCATTGTGGGCTCTGAGCCTGTGGTGTGTGGCCCTGACTCTCGAGCGCTCGGTGCGCGGACGAATCGAGCTGACATGATCGAACTGCGCGGCGTCACCAAGATCTATCGGACTCCATTCGGCCCGAACGTCGTGCTCGACGAATTGACGGCGCGTTTCCCTCCGAAGACCGCGGTCGGCATCCTCGGGCGCAACGGCGCCGGCAAGTCGACGCTGTTGCGCATCATTGGCGGCGCCGAGCTTCCGGATGCCGGCAGCGTGATCCGGCGCGGGCTGATCTCGTGGCCGATCGGGTTTCAGGGCGGCTTCAACGGGTCGCTCACCGGCGAGGAGAACTGCCGGTTCGTCGCGCGCATCTACGGCCAATGCGTCGACCGCGTGGTCGACGAGACGCGCGCGTTCGCCGACCTGGGCAACTATTTCTTCATGCCGGTGCGGACCTACTCGTCGGGTATGCGGGCGCGCCTGGCGTTCGGGCTCAGCATGGCCATCGATTTCGACGCGTACCTGGTCGACGAGGTGACGGCCGTGGGCGACCAGCGGTTCCGCCGCCGCTGCCAGGAGGCGTTCGCCGCGCGGCGCGAGCGAGCGGCCCTGATCATGGTCTCGCATCGCGTCGAGACGCTCAAGGAGTACTGCTCCCGCTGCGCCGTGCTACAAAACGGCCGCCTGGTCATGTTCGACAGCGTGGAAGAAGCCGCCGACGTCTACAGCCGGGAGCTGGCGGCATGAGTTCGCTCGACGGTGCGGCGCGCGCGCGCGCGATTCGCCAGGCGCGCGCGCGGCGGCTCGCGCGC
Above is a window of Deltaproteobacteria bacterium DNA encoding:
- a CDS encoding ABC transporter ATP-binding protein; translation: MIELRGVTKIYRTPFGPNVVLDELTARFPPKTAVGILGRNGAGKSTLLRIIGGAELPDAGSVIRRGLISWPIGFQGGFNGSLTGEENCRFVARIYGQCVDRVVDETRAFADLGNYFFMPVRTYSSGMRARLAFGLSMAIDFDAYLVDEVTAVGDQRFRRRCQEAFAARRERAALIMVSHRVETLKEYCSRCAVLQNGRLVMFDSVEEAADVYSRELAA
- a CDS encoding ABC transporter translates to TETLEVHEPLWVIAGFAGAAVLGSGAGLVFCALAQMSRFVDRARGPLMRPLFWISGIFFVADQLPARARDALLANPVLHCTELVRAGWFPSYSAQYVDVGYVALWALSLWCVALTLERSVRGRIELT